The sequence CAGAAAGCAAAAAGCCACTTAATGTAACCGCGAGTTTTGCTTATCTAGCAACCTCAAACGCATTAAGTGACTTTGATGACTTGTACTCGGTTCTTGACCAAGCACTTTATCAAGCGAAGAGTAATGGCCGAAACTGCATCATCGATGCTTATAACGACCCGATTGACTTACCTGATGTTATTTATTCTCAGCCTGCTTGCGAACCAACTCAGCCATAATACCCTTGCGATCACCTAGGTAATCGTTAAGGCCAACTTTTCTTAGTTCACATGCAGGGCAATCACCACAACCGTCGCCGATGATGCCGTTGTAGCAAGTCAGGGTTTTATTGCGAACAAGCTCAAGTGCTGAATATTGGTCGGCCATCGCCCATGTTTCAGCTTTGTTCAGCCACATCAATGGGGTTTTGATATCAAGCTTCTTGTCCATGCCCTGTACAAGCGCAGAATTCATCGCTTTTACAAAATCATTGCGACAATCAGGATAGCCAGAGAAATCTGTTTCACACACACCAGTAATCACAGTTTCAGCTCCGATTTGGTACGCGTAAATACCGGCCAGTGTTAAGAAAAGAATATTACGACCAGGAACGAACGAGTTTGGCAATCCATTCTCTTGTAGCTCGTGTGATACAGGAATATCGTCACGAGTCAGAGAGCTGATCGCCAGTTCATTCAACAGCGTCACATCCATCACTTTATGCGCTTTCACACCAAGCTCTTTTGATAATGACTCAGCCACTTCAATCTCTAATTTGTGGCGCTGGCCATAATCAAACGTGATCGCATGAACTTCATCATACTCTTTTAATGCTTGAACAAGACACGTTGTTGAGTCTTGACCACCACTGAATACTACAACTGCTTTTTTCATCTTAAATCCTTACGAAAATCTTCTACTAGCGACTTATCTAGGCCAGTAAACAAATGCAACCTACGCGATGCTCAAATACTTGTGAGTTTGGATTGATAAGCGCCAATTGCGCTCAATGCAGGTATCAATACAAAGCTGCGTCGCTCGATCTTTTTGGCTGATTGGTTGTAATGCGATAACAGTTTCACCCGAAACATCCGCTCGCTCTAATAAACCATCTAGCTGATCGATGTCTTTTCCGGTTCCTACTGGATGCTTAATCTCGTTAGCGCGTTGTAAGGCACTATCTAAGATTTCCAGTTTCGCTTTCATTGCCACTTTTGGTGACACCGTAACCCACGTATCACTTGTTGCTTTGACTTCTGATGTTCCGCTGGTCTCAATCTGACAACGACAACCGTGTTGCTCAAATGCTTCAGTAAGAGGGACAAGATCATAAATGCACGGCTCACCACCGGTAATCACAATGTGCTTAGCCGTGTAACCTTGCTTGATGTATTCATTCACGATTCCTTGAGCATCAATCGCAGACCAAGTTGGTGAATCCTCTGTCTTAACCATAATATCGCCAAGGCTAGTTTCATCTTCAGGTAACGCTTCCCACGTCTGTTTGGTGTCACACCAAGAACAGCCTACTGGGCAAATTTGTAGACGAACAAAAACAGCAGGAACGCCGGTAAATACGCCCTCGCCCTGAATGGTTTCAAACATTTCATTAATCTTGTACAACTTACCCTCAGCTCAATCATTTGATGAAATTAATCAACCGCAGACCTTAAAGCACTTGCCGCTTTTGGTCAAACAAATGAGTACTGATAAATGAGTTGATCAAAGCCCTAGCCTGAACTTTCAAGTTCCCTTATCCTTTCGCCCATTAGATTTCGTTAGCTTTTATTTTTTAGTAAGGAACAACATGTACAAACTGATTGCTCTTGATATGGACGGCACACTGCTCAACAGTGAAAAAGTGATTTCTCAAGAGAACAAAGATGCGATTGCCAAAGCACGTGCTGCAGGTGTGAAAGTGGTTCTGGCTTCTGGTCGTCCTTTAGAAGGCATGCAGAGTAAGTTAGACGAGCTTTCGATCAACGGCGAAGATGACTTTGTGCTCTTCTACAACGGCTCTATGGTTCAAAACGTCTCTACAAAAGAACTCATTCATAGCGAAATCAGCCATGGTAAAGCCGCGAAAGAGATCGCAGCACTAGCTGAACAGCTTGGTGGTTATGTTCATGCATTCAGCAAGATTCATGGCTTAATCACGCCTGAAAACAATGAGTACACCGCTATTGAAGCGCGTATTAACGGCTTAGAGATTACCGAGTTCGACTTTTCTCAACTAGAAGACGACCACGAAATCATCAAAACTATGATTGTTGCTGAGCCAAGCAAACTCACCGAAATCATCAGCAAGTTGCCACAAGAGCTTAAGACTCAGTTTACTATCGTGCAAAGTGCACCATTCTTCTTAGAGTTCTTAAACCCAAATTCAAACAAGGGTGTGGGTATTGAGGCTATTGCTAAACATTTGGGGATTACTGCGGAAGAAGTGATCTGCATGGGCGATGCTGAAAACGATCACCATATGCTTGAATACGCGGGCATGGGTATTGCGATGGAAAACGCGATGGAAGAAACCAAGAAGCTTGCTGATTACATTACAGCAAGCAATGACGAGCACGGTGTAGCTGTCGCGATTGAAAAGTTTATCTTCAACTCGTAAGCACTAGATAGAGCCCTTTGCTTTATCTGTCTCATCCTAAAATACATTGATATAAAGAAGGCTGTGCATTGCACAGCCTTCTTTTTACATGAGTCGTTCCACTTATTATTGTCTAGCCCAAGGCAGACGAAATGCCACGACACCGAACAAAATCAAGATTGGAAAACGTAAGGTCTCAACAATAAAGGAAGCGATACCACTAAATGAGACAAAGCTGCCTGCCCAACTGATCAACAAATTGCCAACAAGTAACATCACAATAACCCCAACTACGATCTTAAATGAGAACTGACCCACCAAAGGTTTTGAGTCCGTTAACGTCACTAAACATGCAATCGTCATCAAAATCGCCAACCAAAAAGTGAATGTCGGTAGTGGCCAGATAACAGTCAGCACAACCGACATCAAGCATAAGCCCCACCACACAGCTTTAGAACTTAGTAATACACTAATATCAACATCAGGTTTCGCGTCTAATCTCACGATATGCCACGTCGCTAATGCGCCCATAACGCCGCCCATCAGTACGTCACTAAAGAATGCACTGCCAGAGTATGACTTAAACAGCATGATCCAAAGCAGACCAAAGACCACCAGCGCGAGCGATTTTTGATCAAACAAACGCTTTAGCTTCCAAAGAACTAACAAAGTTAAGCTAACCCACAAGGCGGCTAACAGACTTGGAAAGCTATACCCGCTACTCATTACCAATTTCAATGTTGGAAGGTAGGCATGCGGACGTGGAAACCCAAACCCTTGATGAGCAATTAAAGTCAGCAGAGTCACTGATATTAGCGTGAAACCAAATTTCAATGCGAAATTACGGCCAAAATGCCAAGCGACTAGCGGCAAGATCACGATAAAGATCCACGGCTTTGCTAATAAGTCTGTCAAAAGTACCGTATTAGCAAAAACATTCGGCAGGTTGTCGAACGTGTTTTGAAGTGAAACAATCCCGTTCAATTCTACTTGATGAACTTTAGGCGCTGCGCCCACCAGCTCAGTCACGTAAGTCACAGGCTGATTTGTCGCGGATAAAAAGAATTCGTTAATCTCAGACCATTGCTCTGGGTAACGATATTGGTTTGCTTCCAATTCGGTTGGCGGCAATAACATCGCGCGACTCACTTCCACTCCATAATGAGGAGCGAACCAAATTGGTAGCTCAAAGCCACCTAACTCATTTCGAGCTTGGTAGCTGATTACTTCAGAATCAGAAATACAATCATACACAACGGCACTGTCGGTATAACCCAATACATCACCGACCGTGACTGACAAACCCGCCTCTTCCCATGTTTCACGTTGCGCAGCCACCGCTGGCGGTTCACCAGAAACAACGGTACCACCCGGCAAAGATAAATGACCTGTGATCAATTCATCAACCAACACGATTTGGTTATCAGCACGTACTACACACAAAGCGCCCGCGATATGATCAGGCAAGGTGTTGTTAGCCCAAGCGGAAGTAGCACTCAAAAGAGACAAAATAAAAGCTAATAGATATCGAATAACCAACGAATTTACCTAAAAATAAGAGAAGAAAGAGAAGACTGCTAATGCATCGAGCCTATTGTAATCAAACCCACACAAAATCGCTGTCTATGTTTTGTTCAAAGCCTTTCTCATCCATTGAATGTGAGGTGTGAACCCCATTTTTTGATAGAAGTCCTTGGCAGGTGAATTAAAGTCCCAAACCTCGACAAAAACCTGGGTGACACCATAGTCTTCAAAAGTAGATTCAACGCGATTAAACAACATTTGAGCCACATCCGCTTTTCGGTATTCTGGCAACACAAAAAGCTCATCGACACTGCCCATCTGAACCGGTTTACTCACGGTAGAAATAAGCTCACAAAAATGTCCCGAGATGAAGCCAACAATCAGCTCGCCCTTTAATGCCACATACACCAAGCACTCAGGATCATCTAAGTATCGTGCAATACTCTTTTCCTGTTCTATCTCTTCCGCCGTTTTAAAATGTTCAGGACACGCAATATGATGATGGTGGTGAAGATCAAACATCAACTCATTCAGTTGCTCTAGATCGGTGTGCTTTGCAGCCCTTAAGGTGACATTCATGACAAGTACGCTTCTCAAACCTAATTGATAATTAAACTGAGTCTAGTTTACTTGCAGTGAGTATCTATACAAGTTATTGAATTAATTCGTTGTTTGAACTGCGTGTTTTAGATGCAAAAATGGCCACATAGAGTGACCATTTTTTTTGATTTGGATTGAACCGATGAAACGTGTATCGACGCTCTCGCTTTATGCGCCGTTGTCTTCTTTCTCTTCATTGAGTTCAGCAAGCTGTTGTTCCAGTTCAATAAGCTTAATTTCCGCTTCCACTTCGGCAACTCGCTTTTCAGCGTCAGTACGATTATCTTGCGCTAAGCCGTCTGCCGTCACTTGGGTTCGCTGAGCATTTCGCGCGTCATCCGTATCTTTCATAGAACCCGCAACACCCCCAGTCACGCCACCTAACGCAGCACCCTTAACAGCTAAGCTTGCGTCTCCAGTCAGCGCACCCGCTGTCGCTCCTATTAAAGCACCGCCTATTGCACCACGGTTACGCGCTGCGTTTTCATTTTCGTTGTCAGTTGCAGGCGATGCACAACCAGAAAGAGTCACAATCAGTGTCGCTAAAAGGAAAGGTTTAGTGAATGTCATAGGAGTCTCGCTTAGTTCTTCGTTTGGAATGAAGCCATCTTAAATAGAACCGTTAGCGAGATAAATAAAGCCAAGTTTAGACGATACATAATGTTCAGCTATGTATCATTCAACCAACACATCATTAGAGGATGACATATATCACTTGATTGAACTCTGCCCATCAAAAATGAAACAGCGAAAAAACAAAAAGCGACCAATAAGGTCGCCTCAATAACTCTTCTCTCTATAGCTTTTTAGTTCAACTTAGCCTTGGACCAAAAATTCTGCATATCGGCTGCGCTAACAGGTGGCCTTACACCGCAATCCCGATAATGGTTTTTATCACCTATACCCAGTATCTTGCCATTTGCCTCGTCAATCATAGCGGCAACTTGAACACCGTCTCCTTGATGGCGAGTCAGCACCACAATTTCGCCAGCTCTTTGTGACTTCACCGCACCCAAAATTTGATACTCGTAGCGGCCTTTTCTTGAATTGACGATCATCTTGGAGTTAATTGGATCAGCATCATACCCTACGCCAATATCAAACACGGCTTGGTACAAATCGACACCTGTCTTGGAGACGCATTTAAATATCTTGGGATAGCTCAAAGGCTCTAGTAATGTCCGACTCGCTTCATCCTTTGAAATACTGGCATTCGCAACGCCACTAACAAGTAAAGCAATCAACAAAAAGTAAGCTCGCATAAAAAGACCTCATTATTGGTATTTCATAATGAGGCCATAGTAAATGCGATGAATGGTGAGATGAATAAAGCCGAGTTTAGATAAAGCATCACGCCTAGTTATGCTTCAATAATCCAGAACAAGCTCAATCTAAACCACCACACCAAAGCCAAAGTTCAACCTAGCGTTTACTTGCCGAGCTTTTCGGCAATTTCCGTTAAGCTTGTTGGATCATCAATCGTTGAAGGCACCACATATTGCTCACCTTCTGCGATTTGTCGGATGGTTCTGCGTAAGATCTTACCGGAGCGCGTCTTAGGCAGTCTCTCAACCACCAAAGCTTGCTTAAAGCATGCAACCGCCCCAATCTCGTTACGAACCTTACCCACCAACTCAGCTTGCAGTTCAATGCCATCGACTTTCACGCCATCTTTTAGCACGACCAAACCGAGTGGCAGTTGTCCTTTCAAGTCGTCGTGAATACCCACAACAGCACATTCGGCAATCGCTGGGTGACCACCAACGATCTCTTCCATTTCACCAGTAGACAATCGATGCCCAGCAACGTTAATCACATCATCAATACGCCCCATGATAAATAGGTAACCATCTTCATCGAGATAACCACCGTCACCAGAAACATAATAACCCGGGAACTGACTCAAATAGCCGGATTCAAACCGATCATGATTGCGCCATACCGTGGGTAAACAACCTGGTGGCAACGGTCTTTTGAGTGCCACAAAACCTTGTTGATTCGTTTGTGCGATTTCACCCAACTCATTGAGGATCTCAACTTGATAACCCGGTACAGGTTTGGTTGAAGAACCCGCTTTCACAGGCAAAGACTCAAGTCCTGTAGGATTTGCAGAGATAGCCCACCCCGTCTCCGTTTGCCACCAGTGGTCAATAACTGGTTTGCTGGTATGAGATTCAACCCAATCCAATGTTGGC is a genomic window of Vibrio sp. FE10 containing:
- the queC gene encoding 7-cyano-7-deazaguanine synthase QueC, translated to MKKAVVVFSGGQDSTTCLVQALKEYDEVHAITFDYGQRHKLEIEVAESLSKELGVKAHKVMDVTLLNELAISSLTRDDIPVSHELQENGLPNSFVPGRNILFLTLAGIYAYQIGAETVITGVCETDFSGYPDCRNDFVKAMNSALVQGMDKKLDIKTPLMWLNKAETWAMADQYSALELVRNKTLTCYNGIIGDGCGDCPACELRKVGLNDYLGDRKGIMAELVRKQAENK
- the queE gene encoding 7-carboxy-7-deazaguanine synthase QueE yields the protein MYKINEMFETIQGEGVFTGVPAVFVRLQICPVGCSWCDTKQTWEALPEDETSLGDIMVKTEDSPTWSAIDAQGIVNEYIKQGYTAKHIVITGGEPCIYDLVPLTEAFEQHGCRCQIETSGTSEVKATSDTWVTVSPKVAMKAKLEILDSALQRANEIKHPVGTGKDIDQLDGLLERADVSGETVIALQPISQKDRATQLCIDTCIERNWRLSIQTHKYLSIA
- a CDS encoding Cof-type HAD-IIB family hydrolase; its protein translation is MYKLIALDMDGTLLNSEKVISQENKDAIAKARAAGVKVVLASGRPLEGMQSKLDELSINGEDDFVLFYNGSMVQNVSTKELIHSEISHGKAAKEIAALAEQLGGYVHAFSKIHGLITPENNEYTAIEARINGLEITEFDFSQLEDDHEIIKTMIVAEPSKLTEIISKLPQELKTQFTIVQSAPFFLEFLNPNSNKGVGIEAIAKHLGITAEEVICMGDAENDHHMLEYAGMGIAMENAMEETKKLADYITASNDEHGVAVAIEKFIFNS
- a CDS encoding bifunctional NUDIX hydrolase/phosphatase PAP2 family protein; translated protein: MVIRYLLAFILSLLSATSAWANNTLPDHIAGALCVVRADNQIVLVDELITGHLSLPGGTVVSGEPPAVAAQRETWEEAGLSVTVGDVLGYTDSAVVYDCISDSEVISYQARNELGGFELPIWFAPHYGVEVSRAMLLPPTELEANQYRYPEQWSEINEFFLSATNQPVTYVTELVGAAPKVHQVELNGIVSLQNTFDNLPNVFANTVLLTDLLAKPWIFIVILPLVAWHFGRNFALKFGFTLISVTLLTLIAHQGFGFPRPHAYLPTLKLVMSSGYSFPSLLAALWVSLTLLVLWKLKRLFDQKSLALVVFGLLWIMLFKSYSGSAFFSDVLMGGVMGALATWHIVRLDAKPDVDISVLLSSKAVWWGLCLMSVVLTVIWPLPTFTFWLAILMTIACLVTLTDSKPLVGQFSFKIVVGVIVMLLVGNLLISWAGSFVSFSGIASFIVETLRFPILILFGVVAFRLPWARQ
- a CDS encoding GNAT family N-acetyltransferase, with amino-acid sequence MNVTLRAAKHTDLEQLNELMFDLHHHHHIACPEHFKTAEEIEQEKSIARYLDDPECLVYVALKGELIVGFISGHFCELISTVSKPVQMGSVDELFVLPEYRKADVAQMLFNRVESTFEDYGVTQVFVEVWDFNSPAKDFYQKMGFTPHIQWMRKALNKT
- a CDS encoding glycine zipper domain-containing protein — protein: MTFTKPFLLATLIVTLSGCASPATDNENENAARNRGAIGGALIGATAGALTGDASLAVKGAALGGVTGGVAGSMKDTDDARNAQRTQVTADGLAQDNRTDAEKRVAEVEAEIKLIELEQQLAELNEEKEDNGA